The genomic window ATGCCATGACGGCTGCCGAGGACGATAAGGGCATGTATAACCGCGACGAGCTCTTCGCCCGCCTAGTGTTCGCCATGGGCGGACGCTCCGCCGAGGAGCTGGTGTTTGGTGAACCCACCACCGGCGCATCCGCAGACATCGAGCAGGCCACCAAGATCGCGCGCGCGATGGTGACTGAGTACGGCATGTCGCCGGAACTTGGCATGGTGAAATACGGCGAAGAGCAAGGCGATCCCTTCTCCGGCCGTGGTGGTGGTGGATCGCTGGAGTACTCTCCAGAGGTTGCTGCCAAGATCGACGCCCAAGTCCAATACCTTCTGGATAAGGCACATGAGCGTGCCTACCGCATTCTCGAGCGGCACCGCGATCACCTCGACCGCCTGGCTGAAAAGTTGCTTGAGAAGGAAACGCTGCGCAGACCCGACCTTGAGGCGCTCTTCGAAGATATCGAGCCCGAGGAAGTTGGCGAGGTGTTCCCTCATCAGGACGCGCGTTTTAGCCGCCAGATTGGGCGCGAGCCAGTTAAGACCCCAACTGAGTTGGCAATCGAACGCGGTGAGGAACCACCGAAGCCCTTCTCGCTGCTGGAGGCATCGAAGGCGGCTCGCGCTCGTCGTGAGGCGGAGCTGGCTGAGAAGAATAAGCAGGCCTCACCTGTTGCGCCCAAGCAAGGCCCCGCCCCTGCCACAGAACAGCGCTATGGTGGCACGCCGCCACCTGCCAACTGGTCCGCGCCCGGTTGGCCGCCGAAGCAGCAGGATGAACACCCCGGCATGAAGAACTACCCGCAGGTTGGCCTCGGTTCTAACGGTATGAATGAAGTCAAGGAAGCCTCGCATCTGGAAGACATCCATTCGCCAGAACATTATGAGCCCAAGAAGGAATTCGGCTTCCGTCTGCCGGAGCGCGAGCGTCCCGATCACGAGTGGAAAGACGGCGCCAGTGGGCGTCATCGCGCAGACGAGCCCGAGGAGGCTCCGGCAGATAACGCCACCGAGGTCATCGACCTTGAAGACAAGGAGCGCTAGGTGGCTATCGACCAAGCACGCGCTGAGGCTGCAGTCCGCGAACTGCTCATCGCCGTGGGGGAGGATCCAGACCGCGAAGGGCTGCTGGAAACTCCCGCGCGCGTAGCTCGCGCCTATGCGGAAATGTTCGCGGGACTGCACGAAGATCCCACCGAGGTGTTGTCCAAGACCTTCTCGGAGGATCACCGCGAGCTGGTGCTCGTGCGTGACATACCCATCTACTCTACGTGCGAACACCACTTGGTGCCGTTTTTCGGCGTAGCCCACATCGGCTATATCCCTGGAGAAAGTGGCAAGGTCACTGGGCTGTCTAAGCTTGCTCGGCTGGTGGATATGTTTGCCAAGCGCCCACAGGTGCAAGAGCGCCTGACCTCCCAGGTAGCGGACGCGCTTGTGGATAAGCTGCAGGCTCATTCGGTGATCGTGGTAATTGAATGCGAACACCTATGCATGGCGATGCGCGGGATTCGCAAGCCCGGTGCCACCACCACTACTTCCGCGGTTCGCGGAGGGTTTCAACGTAACGCGGCCTCCCGTGCTGAGGCCTTGAGCTTGATTCGAGGCTAACAGTGCAGCGCACGCTAGTGATGGGCATCTTGAATGTCACCAAGGATTCCTTCTCAGATGGGGGACGCTACCTCGATCCCTCCATTGCCATCCAGCACGCTGAGGCGATGGTGGACCGCGGTGCAGACATCATCGATATCGGTGGAGAGTCCACTCGCCCCGGAGCCGTGCGCGTGCAAGAGAACAAGGAGCGCGAGCGTGTGGTGCCCGTCATCGAGGCGCTGACGCAGCGAGGATTGATCACTTCGGTGGATACGATGCGCGCCAGCGTTGCCGCCGCCGCCGCTGAGGCTGGGGTGAGCATGCTCAATGACGTCTCCGGTGGCCTGGCTGATCCCGAGATGCTCTCGGTTGCGGCAGATACGGGGCTGCCTATCTGCTTGATGCATTGGAAGGCGGATCGCTTCGGCGATGCCGCCGGTGCCGCCGATCATGGCGGGGACGTGGTGGCCGATGTGCACCGGCACTTGGACGCGCGTGTGGAGGCTGCCCTGGAAGCAGGAGTGAAATCAGAGAACATCATTCTGGATCCGGGCCTCGGCTTTGCCAAGACTGCCCAAGATAACTGGGCTTTATTGCATGCGTTGCCGAGCTTCATCCAGCGCGGACACCGGGTGCTGCTGGGCGCTTCGCGCAAGCGCTTCCTCGCGGCTCTGCGATCCAGTGATGAGGGCTGGGCCGATACGGCCACCGCTGCTGTGTCGGCCATCGCTGCGCAGCAGGGCGTATGGTGTGTTCGAGTCCACGACGTGGCGGGCTCACGCGACGCCGTCAATGTGGCTCAGCGATGGAATGAGGGGGCCTAAGATGGCGGACCGCATTGAATTACGAGGCCTTGAGGCTTATGGATACCACGGGGTGTTTGAACATGAGCGTCGACAAGGCCAAACCTTTCTCGCGGATGTGACCTGCTGGCTGGACTGTCGAAAGGCCGCGGCCGAGGATGACTTGAATCTGACGGTGCACTACGGGGAATTGGCGGAAATGGCCCACGAAGTGCTCACAGGAACCCCGCGCGATTTGATCGAGACCGTCGCCGCAGAGATCGCGGATAAGGCGATGAAGATGTTTCCAATGTTGATCGCGTGCGAGGTCACTATTCACAAGCCACAGGCGCCCATTCCGCACACCTTCGCAGACGTCGCCGTGGTGGCAAGAAGAAGCAGGAGATAGCCATGCGAGCGGTGCTTTCCATCGGATCCAATCTGGGCGATTCCGCGGCTCTGCTGCGCACCGTGGCGGAGCACTTTGGCGGCGAGCTGGTGGGAGCCTCGCATCTATATTCCACGCCGCCGTGGGGCGTTGAAGATCAACCGGACTTCCTCAACGCCGTGCTGGTGGTCGACGTGGAAGGCACGCCCGAAGCGCTACTAGCGCGATGCCAAGAACTGGAACAGCAGGCGCAGCGTGTCCGCGAGCAACGCTGGGGACCGCGCACATTGGACGTGGATATCGTGCAGATCCGCTGCGCAGGTGAGGAGCTGTTGTCCAAGGATCCGCGGCTCACACTGCCTCACCCGCGTGCGCATCTTCGCGCATTCGTGTTGGAACCATGGTTCGAAGTGGAACCGGAAGCAACCTTGCGCGCAAAGCCGCTTGCGGTGTGGCTTGAAAGCGTTGATTGTAGTGATATTCGAAAGGTAGAACCCCTATGAAGCGCACAAACGTATCTTCAGTGCTGCTCGTTGGGGTCGTGGCGGCAGCGGGAATGTGGATCATCACCCGCTACTTTTATGCCTCAATGATCAACGTTCCCGCCTCGGTGCCGATGGCAGAGTTCCTCATCGCCGCTGTGCTGGCGTGGGCGGCAATACGGGTAAGCCAGCGAGTGGAAAAGCACCAGATCGGCCAGGATCGCTCACAGCTCAATCCCGTGACGGCGGCGAAATTGTTGGCCGTGGGGAAGGCGGGAGCGTGGACCGGGGCACTCTTCGGTGGCGCGTACGTGGGGCGGGCGCTATACGTGGTGCCGAAGATGGGTGAGTTGGTGGCAGCGCACGATGATGTGCCCCTGGTGTTAGCTTCTGTGGCGGGTGGACTTGCGATGAGTGCCGCCGGTTTATGGCTGGAGCGAGCCTGTTCGGTGCCGCCGCCTCCAAACGGAGAGGCGGTGCGGTAACTTGGATTCCATGAATGAGAAGGACAACGGGCAAAAGGTTCTCATCGCCCTCGTGGTGCTCGCCATGGTCGCCAGTGTGGTGATGATGATTACGGGCAATTTGAATGCGCTGAAGTTGGCGCTGCTCGCCGCGTTATGGGCTGCTGCCTTGGGTTTTTTGCTCGTTGTCCGCTATCGCCAGCAGGCAATCGCCGCTCGCGAGGAACTTGCGCGCTCCAGGGCGCAGTTTGAAGAGGAGCTGGCGTATGAGCGTGAGCTGGAGCAACATCGTGAATACGAGTACTACGCGGAGATTCGCGCCCAATTGGATGAGTTGCGCTTCCAATTGGAGGATCTGACGGGGCAGCTTTTCGACGAACCCACGATGCTCGAAGCCCGCGCAACCAGGGTGCATGAGCTGGAGTCTTCTGAGGAAGAGGAAGCAGAGTCTTCTTCGGAACCCAAGGAACCGGAAACGCCTGGCTACCCCTCCACGTGGGCGACGAATCCCAGCGGGCCGGTGTCGGCCTTCTTGCTGCCCGAGGAGGACAACAGCGAGACCCGCGAATTCAGCATCGCGGATATCAAGAAGGAAGCAGAGCCTGAGGAACCAGAGGCGCCGGAAGAGCCAGCGGAGTCTGAGCAGCGCCGTTTCGATACCGGCAGTTTCACGGCGGTGCCGTGGGTGCAGCAAACGGCCCCGGAGCCTGAGCAGCGCCATGGTCGTCGGCGCCGCGATGAGCACCGCGAGGCCGTGAGCGTTGAGGAATTGTTGAAGAGGCAGCGCCAGTGAATGCACCGCGGATGCGCATAGCAGGCCGCGGTGAACTGCTCTTGCGTTTAGAGGCGGCGGGGCACGTCATCGTAGATCCGGAAGACGCGGAGCTCATCATCAACCCCCAAGGCCCGGTTCGTGCTGGCCAGGTGGTCGGTTCAACGCAGGCGATTACCCTGGGTGACCTTGATGAGTATGACACCACGATGCGCTTCGTGCTCAGTGAGCTCACCTTGAACGTGTTTGCGCTCACCGCTTCGGATGAGGTGACGGCGACCGTCGCGGAGCTGCTCGTGAATGAGACGGGTGGCCGCGTGGTGCAGGTTCCCGATTCCCAACGTGAGCGCCTGCTGCTTGGCCAGCAGATCGCCGCGTACTCGCAGGTGGTGGCGCAGGAGGCGAATGCCCTGCTCACGGAGGCGCTTGGCAATCCGGACTTGGCTCAGGACGTGATGGAAGAGGCCACTGGGCTGTTGGCGCCCCCGGCGAATGTGCAGCAGGTGCAGCGCGCGTTTCGTTCCATTCAATCCCCGGAACGCAAGCGGTTGTATGTGGAGCTCACCCGGCGCAGCGCTGAGTTGTTCCGCAACCGCGAGATTGAGCTTTGGGCGATGAAGGTCCAGGGGGAGTAGGCGTGTTTCCTTTCGGTGAGGCGAAACTTTTCGACGAATCCACGATCCCGAAGCTCGGCCGTGCCTTTGCCAAGCAGGGAAGGCCGGTTGCCCTGGTGCCTTTGGGGGCCGATGTGCATGCGGGCCATATTGCGCTGATCAGGGCAGCCAAGCGGCTGCACCGTGGCGTGGTTGTGGTGGTGGCTGAACGCAACCACGAGGTGTTTGCAAGAGAGGGCGTTGACGCTGTGATGATTGCACCGAAGCTATCGCAGCGCACGATGATCGCGGTTGAGGGTTTGGAACCTGATCTGTCTGCGGAAGTGACGCGCAGGATTCAGTTGATCAATTTGGTTGGCCCAAGTGATGTGTTTTTTGGTGAAAAAGATTTTGAGGCTCTGGTGCGCACTCAGCAGGCCATTACTGATCTGCGTCTGAACGTGAAGGTGCATTCGGTGCCCACCGTTCGCATGCCCAGTGGTTTGGCGATGAGCCTGCGCAACGCCTCGGTGCCTGAGACGGACCGTGAGCGTGCGCTGGCACTTTCTGCCGCGCTGTTGGCGGGTGTGCACGCCGCTGAAGGTGGGCACCAGGCTGTGCTTGATGCGACGCGCGCGGTGCTTGATGCCGCGGGCGTCCAGGCGGATTATGTTGAACTCCGGGGTGCCACGATGGGGCAGGTGCCTGAAGAAGGAGACGCCAGGTTGCTGATCGCCGCAACCTTCGGTGGGGTTCGGCTGATCGACAGCGCTGGCGTCCCGATTGGCGTGGGGTTCAAGAACCTCGACTAGGCAGCCACGGGTTCGACTTCCCGGTCGAATTGTTCCTGGTCCAGGATGTTCTCTCGCTTGGAAACGATGAGCGGGACGAGTGCTTGGCCCGTGACGTTTACTGCGGTGCGGCCCATGTCGATGATGGGCTCAATGGCGAGCAGAAGGCCAACGCCTTCCAGAGGCAAGCCCAGCGTGGAGAGCGTGAGCGTGAGCATCACGGTGGCGCCGGTGGTGCCGGCGGTGGCGGCGGAGCCAAGCACAGATACCAGCACGATCAAGATGTAGTCGGTGAAGTTCAGGGGCACGCCGTAGAACTGCGATACGAAGATCGCTGCGGCGGCGGGGTACACAGCGGCACAGCCGTCCATTTTGGTGGTGGCGCCCAGGGGCACAGCGAATGAGGCGAAGGATTGCGGCACGCCCATGCGCTCGGTGGTCTGCTCGGTGACGGGCATAACACCCATGGAGGAGCGGGTAACGAAGCCCAGTGAGGTCACGGGCCACACCTTGCGGTAGAAGTGCAGCACGGAGATACCATTGGTCTTCAGTGCGATTGGATAGATAACGCCCAGCACGATGGCGAGGCCCACGTAGATGGTGAGCACGAACTTGCCCAAAGCGCCCATGGCATCAAAGCCATAGGTGGCAACCGCGGTGCCGATGAGCGCTGCGGTGCCGATGGGGGCCAGGCGGATAATCCACCACAGAACTTTCTGAATGATCTCCAGCAAGGACTGGTTGAACGCGATGAACGGTTCTGCCTTTTCTCCCACTTTGATCGCTGCGATGCCGATGGCGATGGAGATGACCAACAGTTGGAGCACGGAGAAGCTCAGCGAGGTGGAAGCGGCGTCGTCGACAAGCTTTGTATTTGCTTCTAACCCAAGGATGTTGTGGGGAATGATGCCGTTGAGGAATGCCCACCAGGAGCCGACGGCGCTCGGGGCTTCGGCGGTGCCTTCGATGCCGCCGTTGAGGCCCGGTTTGAACACGAGGCCGACAAGAATGCCTGCGAGTACTGAGAAGAACGCGGTGATGGCGAACCAGATCAGCGTCTTGGCGGCTAAACGCGCGGCGTTGGTGACCTGCCGCAAATTGGCAATGGAGGTCACCACCGCGGTGATGACGAGTGGGGGAATGAGGACTTTCAGCAGGGCGACGTAGTCACTGCCGAGGGTGTCTAAGAGGGTGGCGAGCCAATTGCCGTCGCCCATGTTTTTGGCGAATATGCCAAGGATGACGCCAATGATGAGGCCGTAGATGACCTGCGCGCCGAAGCTGGTGAGCTTCATGGTTGCTCCTTTGTGTTTTATTACTAACCGAGAAAACCTTAGTAGTAGTCAGTCTATTCCCAAAAGACTGAGTGGTCTAAAACTCTTTTAGGCGGGCATTGGTTCAGACTTGCAGCATGCACTACCCTTAAGCGCTGTGAGCCAGCAGAAAAACGACGTCCCAGAACAGCTACGCATCCGCCGCGAAAAGCGCGAACGCCTGCTTGAGGCAGGCATCGACGCATATCCCGTGGAAGTGGATCGCACCACCTCCATTAAGGAGCTGCGCGAGCAATTCAAAATTCGCGAGGAAGGCACCCAAGAACAGCAGGGCGTGACCTACCTCGAAGCTGGTGAAGAAACCGATGTAGAAGTAGCCATCGCCGGGCGCGCAATGTTCATCCGCAACACCGGCAAGCTCTGCTTCGCTGCTCTTCAAGAAGGCGATGGAACCTACGTGCAGGCCATGCTTTCCCTGGCCGAGGTGGGCGAAGAGGCGCTGGCGTCCTGGAAGCAAAACGTCGACCTGGGCGATATCGTTTCCATCCGTGGCCGTGTGATCGCCTCCAAGCGCGGCGAGCTCTCTGTGATGGCCTCGAGCTGGCATATGGCTTCAAAGGCGCTGCGCCCGCTGCCTGTGGCGTTTGCTGACCTCAGTGAAGACACCCGTGTGCGCCACCGTTACACGGATTTGATCATGCGCGAGCAGGCTCGCAACAACGCTATGACTCGCGTCAAGGTAATGCGTGCGCTGCGCAAGTTCTTGGAAGGCAAGGACTTCTACGAGGTTGAGACCCCCATGCTA from Corynebacterium gerontici includes these protein-coding regions:
- the folE gene encoding GTP cyclohydrolase I FolE, which translates into the protein MAIDQARAEAAVRELLIAVGEDPDREGLLETPARVARAYAEMFAGLHEDPTEVLSKTFSEDHRELVLVRDIPIYSTCEHHLVPFFGVAHIGYIPGESGKVTGLSKLARLVDMFAKRPQVQERLTSQVADALVDKLQAHSVIVVIECEHLCMAMRGIRKPGATTTTSAVRGGFQRNAASRAEALSLIRG
- the folP gene encoding dihydropteroate synthase, producing MGILNVTKDSFSDGGRYLDPSIAIQHAEAMVDRGADIIDIGGESTRPGAVRVQENKERERVVPVIEALTQRGLITSVDTMRASVAAAAAEAGVSMLNDVSGGLADPEMLSVAADTGLPICLMHWKADRFGDAAGAADHGGDVVADVHRHLDARVEAALEAGVKSENIILDPGLGFAKTAQDNWALLHALPSFIQRGHRVLLGASRKRFLAALRSSDEGWADTATAAVSAIAAQQGVWCVRVHDVAGSRDAVNVAQRWNEGA
- the folB gene encoding dihydroneopterin aldolase, encoding MADRIELRGLEAYGYHGVFEHERRQGQTFLADVTCWLDCRKAAAEDDLNLTVHYGELAEMAHEVLTGTPRDLIETVAAEIADKAMKMFPMLIACEVTIHKPQAPIPHTFADVAVVARRSRR
- the folK gene encoding 2-amino-4-hydroxy-6-hydroxymethyldihydropteridine diphosphokinase; amino-acid sequence: MRAVLSIGSNLGDSAALLRTVAEHFGGELVGASHLYSTPPWGVEDQPDFLNAVLVVDVEGTPEALLARCQELEQQAQRVREQRWGPRTLDVDIVQIRCAGEELLSKDPRLTLPHPRAHLRAFVLEPWFEVEPEATLRAKPLAVWLESVDCSDIRKVEPL
- a CDS encoding DUF3180 domain-containing protein, producing the protein MKRTNVSSVLLVGVVAAAGMWIITRYFYASMINVPASVPMAEFLIAAVLAWAAIRVSQRVEKHQIGQDRSQLNPVTAAKLLAVGKAGAWTGALFGGAYVGRALYVVPKMGELVAAHDDVPLVLASVAGGLAMSAAGLWLERACSVPPPPNGEAVR
- a CDS encoding DUF6779 domain-containing protein: MNEKDNGQKVLIALVVLAMVASVVMMITGNLNALKLALLAALWAAALGFLLVVRYRQQAIAAREELARSRAQFEEELAYERELEQHREYEYYAEIRAQLDELRFQLEDLTGQLFDEPTMLEARATRVHELESSEEEEAESSSEPKEPETPGYPSTWATNPSGPVSAFLLPEEDNSETREFSIADIKKEAEPEEPEAPEEPAESEQRRFDTGSFTAVPWVQQTAPEPEQRHGRRRRDEHREAVSVEELLKRQRQ
- a CDS encoding pantoate--beta-alanine ligase, encoding MFPFGEAKLFDESTIPKLGRAFAKQGRPVALVPLGADVHAGHIALIRAAKRLHRGVVVVVAERNHEVFAREGVDAVMIAPKLSQRTMIAVEGLEPDLSAEVTRRIQLINLVGPSDVFFGEKDFEALVRTQQAITDLRLNVKVHSVPTVRMPSGLAMSLRNASVPETDRERALALSAALLAGVHAAEGGHQAVLDATRAVLDAAGVQADYVELRGATMGQVPEEGDARLLIAATFGGVRLIDSAGVPIGVGFKNLD
- a CDS encoding dicarboxylate/amino acid:cation symporter, translated to MKLTSFGAQVIYGLIIGVILGIFAKNMGDGNWLATLLDTLGSDYVALLKVLIPPLVITAVVTSIANLRQVTNAARLAAKTLIWFAITAFFSVLAGILVGLVFKPGLNGGIEGTAEAPSAVGSWWAFLNGIIPHNILGLEANTKLVDDAASTSLSFSVLQLLVISIAIGIAAIKVGEKAEPFIAFNQSLLEIIQKVLWWIIRLAPIGTAALIGTAVATYGFDAMGALGKFVLTIYVGLAIVLGVIYPIALKTNGISVLHFYRKVWPVTSLGFVTRSSMGVMPVTEQTTERMGVPQSFASFAVPLGATTKMDGCAAVYPAAAAIFVSQFYGVPLNFTDYILIVLVSVLGSAATAGTTGATVMLTLTLSTLGLPLEGVGLLLAIEPIIDMGRTAVNVTGQALVPLIVSKRENILDQEQFDREVEPVAA